From Pseudomonas fluorescens, one genomic window encodes:
- a CDS encoding NAD-dependent epimerase/dehydratase family protein, producing MSHPAMPTGIEGQTPDVPRSVFITGASGFIGQALARRYRALGVEVRGMDLRADAANGVVAGDLTRPQEWAGHAHGCELFINTAAVVSLAAPWKQYREVSVRGVRNCLDVAIQSGARRFVQFSSIAALGWEYPEQADERTDVVIGDHYRYGVAKGASEHVVLAAHAAGEIDCTIVRPGDVYGPGSRAWLSEPLKMAKAGALILPNGGEGRWTPVYIEDLLDGVMLAAGLPQAIGQIFHVSASESVSCREFFSHHWHWAGRSGAPRSLPLGVAVALTWAIWNVNRLIRRHDEVTPDTMYMFSRTGGISIDKARRLLGYAPKVSLEEGLRRSEAWLREVGQLS from the coding sequence ATGAGCCATCCTGCCATGCCAACCGGCATCGAAGGGCAGACGCCTGACGTGCCGCGTTCGGTGTTCATTACAGGTGCTAGCGGTTTTATCGGCCAGGCCCTGGCCCGTCGTTATCGTGCGCTGGGGGTCGAGGTTCGCGGCATGGACCTGCGGGCCGATGCGGCCAACGGCGTAGTCGCCGGCGATCTGACCCGCCCGCAGGAATGGGCCGGCCATGCCCACGGCTGCGAGTTGTTCATCAACACCGCGGCCGTGGTGTCCCTGGCGGCACCCTGGAAACAGTACCGCGAGGTGTCCGTTCGCGGTGTGCGCAATTGCCTGGACGTGGCGATCCAAAGCGGTGCCCGGCGCTTCGTGCAGTTTTCCTCCATCGCTGCCCTCGGCTGGGAATATCCCGAGCAGGCAGACGAGCGCACTGACGTGGTCATCGGTGATCACTATCGCTACGGCGTTGCCAAGGGCGCGAGTGAGCATGTGGTGCTGGCGGCTCATGCAGCGGGTGAAATCGACTGCACCATCGTCCGTCCGGGCGACGTCTACGGCCCGGGCTCCCGGGCCTGGCTCAGCGAGCCGCTGAAGATGGCCAAGGCCGGCGCGCTGATCCTGCCCAATGGCGGCGAGGGGCGCTGGACGCCGGTGTACATCGAGGACCTGCTCGACGGCGTGATGCTGGCGGCCGGATTGCCTCAGGCGATCGGGCAGATTTTCCACGTCAGCGCGAGCGAGTCGGTCAGCTGTCGCGAGTTTTTCAGCCATCACTGGCACTGGGCCGGACGCAGCGGTGCGCCGCGCAGCCTGCCGCTGGGAGTGGCGGTGGCGCTGACGTGGGCGATCTGGAACGTCAATCGCCTGATACGCCGTCACGACGAAGTGACGCCCGACACCATGTACATGTTTTCGCGCACAGGCGGCATTTCGATCGACAAGGCCCGGCGCCTGCTCGGCTATGCGCCGAAGGTGAGCCTGGAGGAGGGCTTGCGGCGCTCCGAGGCGTGGCTTCGCGAAGTCGGTCAACTGAGCTGA
- a CDS encoding 2,4'-dihydroxyacetophenone dioxygenase family protein codes for MPMPVPFFDHKELLTLNTNEMPIYKDAMAPYFPGVDVQPLYLDPNLGIWTLRVIFQPGVRLPCHYHTGPVHLFTMSGRWHYVEYPDQPQTAGCYLYEPGGSIHTFMVPEDNTEPTDTFMVVYGANINFDQDGNFVNVMDATDIMQIIDRLVKERGLEPARYIRPGSAGYTVG; via the coding sequence ATGCCAATGCCCGTACCGTTCTTCGATCACAAGGAACTGCTGACCCTCAATACCAACGAGATGCCGATCTACAAAGATGCCATGGCACCTTATTTTCCCGGCGTTGATGTGCAACCGCTCTACCTGGACCCGAACCTGGGCATCTGGACGTTGCGGGTGATCTTCCAGCCCGGTGTGCGCCTGCCTTGCCATTACCACACCGGCCCTGTTCATCTGTTCACGATGTCGGGCCGCTGGCACTACGTCGAGTACCCGGATCAGCCGCAGACAGCGGGCTGCTACCTCTATGAGCCGGGCGGCTCGATCCATACCTTCATGGTTCCCGAAGACAACACCGAGCCCACCGACACCTTCATGGTGGTCTATGGCGCCAACATCAACTTCGACCAGGACGGCAACTTCGTGAACGTCATGGACGCCACGGACATCATGCAAATCATCGATCGCCTGGTGAAGGAACGCGGCCTGGAGCCTGCCAGGTACATCCGTCCCGGCAGCGCCGGTTACACCGTCGGCTGA
- a CDS encoding DUF1254 domain-containing protein — METQGGQPPPGSRSSIQDFDYQIKYQRAFEAVLWNMPAIAIYSFRRAAFDNLGVKDNDIIAYSAPATPKLEAITANSSTPYITAFTDLQKDPVVLELPAASEEGSVYGQVVDAWQLTIADVGPSGLDKGKGGKLLFTPPGYTGDVPAGYIHVPSPNYRIALAFRSVRAPGKSAADAYQYAKKLRMYYLAEAGNPPQQRFIDPIDKVYPTLPFYDERHFADMHAVISTEPARPQDKVMLGMLRSLGIEKGKPFAPDEVTKKAMRQAAIDAWFYLQHWFDNMPKDKFYWPDRHYASLLMTDGNKRFSFEYADSIDLIGRAAEYFWCTYMPKELSDSPATQYLMAMADKNGKPLEAGQNYKIDVPAKMPVKQFWALTVYNRDTMSFIYSDTNRTTLSSYDLDAMKKNADGSVTIYIGPKPPEGLQSNWIPTAGKRPLPAMRFYGGTEALNDKSFKLPDVERVE, encoded by the coding sequence ATGGAAACCCAGGGCGGCCAACCGCCTCCCGGGTCGCGCAGTTCCATTCAGGACTTCGACTACCAGATCAAATACCAGCGCGCATTCGAAGCCGTGCTGTGGAACATGCCGGCGATCGCCATCTACAGTTTCAGGCGCGCAGCCTTTGACAACCTGGGGGTCAAGGACAACGACATCATTGCCTACTCGGCGCCGGCGACGCCGAAACTGGAGGCCATCACTGCCAATAGCAGCACGCCTTACATCACGGCATTCACCGACCTGCAAAAAGACCCGGTTGTCCTGGAGTTACCCGCCGCCAGCGAGGAGGGCAGCGTATACGGGCAGGTGGTGGATGCGTGGCAGCTCACAATCGCCGACGTTGGCCCGTCGGGTCTGGACAAGGGCAAGGGCGGGAAATTGCTGTTTACGCCGCCGGGTTATACCGGCGATGTCCCTGCTGGCTACATTCACGTTCCTTCCCCCAATTATCGAATCGCCCTCGCTTTCCGCTCTGTGCGCGCGCCCGGCAAGAGCGCCGCTGACGCTTATCAGTATGCAAAGAAACTGCGCATGTATTACCTGGCAGAAGCGGGCAATCCCCCGCAGCAGCGCTTCATAGACCCGATCGACAAGGTGTACCCGACGCTGCCCTTCTATGACGAGCGGCACTTCGCCGATATGCATGCGGTGATCAGCACTGAACCGGCGCGCCCACAGGACAAGGTAATGCTCGGGATGCTGCGGTCACTGGGCATTGAGAAAGGCAAGCCGTTTGCCCCGGATGAAGTGACAAAAAAAGCCATGCGCCAGGCCGCAATAGACGCCTGGTTCTACCTGCAACACTGGTTCGATAACATGCCCAAAGACAAGTTCTATTGGCCCGATCGCCACTATGCCTCGCTGTTGATGACCGATGGAAACAAGCGTTTCTCTTTTGAATACGCTGACAGCATTGACCTGATCGGGCGGGCGGCGGAGTACTTCTGGTGTACCTATATGCCCAAGGAATTGAGCGATTCACCGGCCACCCAATACCTGATGGCCATGGCGGATAAAAACGGCAAGCCGCTCGAAGCCGGCCAGAACTACAAGATCGATGTACCGGCAAAGATGCCGGTCAAGCAGTTCTGGGCATTGACCGTTTATAACCGTGACACCATGTCGTTCATCTACAGCGATACCAATCGCACGACGCTGTCCTCGTACGATCTGGATGCAATGAAGAAAAATGCCGACGGTAGCGTCACGATTTACATCGGTCCCAAACCGCCAGAAGGATTGCAAAGCAACTGGATTCCAACGGCCGGCAAGCGACCGTTACCGGCCATGCGTTTTTATGGCGGCACTGAGGCACTCAACGACAAGAGCTTCAAACTGCCGGATGTCGAAAGGGTTGAGTGA
- a CDS encoding type II toxin-antitoxin system HicB family antitoxin: MYDYAIRFEQDTNGVAVFCRDLPKLNSFGDDLAHAIREADDAIATTLSMYVDDREAIPEATPPEDGEHVVNLPAATVAKITLWNEMMKQGMRKADLCRALGVHQAQGDRLVDFLHTSKMEQLEAALHALQTSIRVSPSEPGWIDLPYGGGMGGLYIDRLVDVFHEAAVTEMPIGKTKEGLVKVKRYSLDFILRSRYARQPNTMQAVDAVLDQIVASGRFRRSSMKDPVTGKPVESIALIE, from the coding sequence ATGTACGACTACGCAATTCGTTTTGAGCAAGATACCAACGGCGTTGCTGTCTTCTGTCGAGACCTGCCAAAGCTGAACAGCTTTGGTGATGATCTCGCACACGCAATCCGCGAAGCAGATGACGCGATAGCGACCACACTCTCTATGTATGTAGATGATCGCGAAGCCATTCCTGAAGCAACTCCACCAGAAGATGGAGAACATGTCGTCAATTTGCCCGCTGCCACGGTTGCGAAGATTACTCTTTGGAACGAGATGATGAAGCAAGGCATGCGCAAAGCAGACTTATGCCGCGCACTTGGTGTTCACCAGGCACAGGGTGATCGCCTTGTAGACTTCCTGCATACCTCGAAAATGGAACAGCTGGAAGCAGCTCTTCACGCACTTCAAACATCGATCCGCGTTAGCCCATCCGAACCAGGCTGGATAGATCTTCCATATGGCGGCGGTATGGGTGGCCTATACATCGATCGATTGGTGGACGTATTCCACGAGGCTGCCGTAACTGAAATGCCAATCGGCAAAACCAAGGAAGGACTTGTGAAAGTCAAGCGCTATTCGCTGGATTTCATCCTACGCTCGCGCTACGCACGACAACCAAACACGATGCAGGCGGTAGATGCTGTTCTTGACCAGATTGTCGCGTCCGGTCGCTTCCGTCGCTCGTCAATGAAGGATCCGGTAACGGGAAAACCCGTTGAAAGCATCGCATTGATCGAATAG
- the katG gene encoding catalase/peroxidase HPI, whose protein sequence is MATESKCPFNHAAGGGTTNRDWWPNQLNLHILHQHSSLSDPLDPNFDYAQAFKQLDFEAVKRDLTALMTDSQDWWPADFGHYGPLFVRMAWHAAGTYRTADGRGGAGSGQQRFAPLNSWPDNVSLDKARRLLWPIKQKYGRNLSWADLIVLTGNVALESMGFKTFGFSGGRADVWEADEDVYWGSESKWLGGDNRYGKDQQITQPPGDGPLVAEPALHGEEQSRTDQGRNLENPLAAVQMGLIYVNPEGPEGNPDPVASARDIRETFARMAMNDEETVALIAGGHAFGKTHGAGPADHVGAEPEAAGLEAQGLGWKSTFGSGKGADTITSGLEVTWTTTPTRWSNNYLENLFGFEWEPSKSPAGAHQWTAKDGAGAGIIPDAHDSSKRHNPTMLTSDLALRFDPVYEEISRRFLANPEQLTDAFGRAWFKLIHRDMGPLSRYLGPELPDEELLWQDPIPALDHALVDDQDIAVLKGKILASGLTVGQLVSTAWAAASTFRGSDKRGGANGGRLRLAPQKFWQANQPEQLANVLGKLENVQREFNNSQASGKKISLADLIVLGGSAAIEQAAKNAGHNVTVAFTPGRMDASQEQTDVESFGFLEPIADGFRNYLKGRYRVSAEALLIDKAQLLTLTAPQMTVLIGGLRVLDTNVGQTAHGVFTQRPGVLSNDFFRNLLDMSVEWTPTSGTGETFEARDRKSGAVKWTGTRVDLVFGSNAQLRALSEFYGSDDGEESFIRDFVAAWSKVMNLDRFDLNRVV, encoded by the coding sequence ATGGCAACTGAATCGAAATGCCCGTTCAATCACGCGGCTGGCGGTGGCACGACGAACCGCGACTGGTGGCCGAACCAACTCAATCTGCACATCCTGCACCAGCATTCCTCGCTGTCCGATCCTCTGGATCCGAACTTCGATTACGCCCAGGCCTTCAAGCAACTCGACTTCGAGGCCGTCAAGCGCGACCTCACCGCACTGATGACCGACTCCCAGGACTGGTGGCCAGCCGATTTTGGCCATTACGGGCCGCTGTTCGTGCGCATGGCCTGGCATGCCGCCGGCACCTATCGCACCGCTGACGGGCGCGGTGGAGCAGGGTCCGGCCAGCAACGGTTCGCCCCGCTTAACAGTTGGCCGGACAATGTCAGCCTCGACAAGGCGCGCCGGCTGCTGTGGCCGATCAAACAAAAGTATGGGCGCAACCTGTCCTGGGCTGACCTGATTGTGCTGACCGGTAACGTGGCGCTGGAGTCCATGGGCTTCAAGACCTTCGGCTTTTCCGGTGGTCGCGCCGATGTCTGGGAAGCTGATGAGGATGTCTATTGGGGTTCGGAGAGCAAATGGTTGGGCGGCGACAATCGCTATGGCAAGGATCAGCAGATCACCCAGCCACCCGGCGATGGTCCCCTGGTGGCCGAGCCCGCCCTGCATGGCGAGGAACAGAGTCGCACCGACCAGGGGCGTAACCTGGAAAACCCCTTGGCCGCGGTACAAATGGGCCTGATCTACGTCAACCCGGAAGGTCCTGAAGGCAATCCTGATCCAGTGGCCTCGGCCAGGGACATTCGCGAAACCTTCGCGCGCATGGCAATGAACGACGAAGAAACCGTAGCGCTGATTGCGGGTGGCCACGCTTTCGGCAAGACCCACGGCGCCGGCCCCGCCGACCATGTCGGTGCCGAGCCGGAAGCCGCCGGCCTGGAAGCCCAGGGCCTGGGCTGGAAGAGCACGTTCGGCAGCGGCAAGGGCGCCGACACCATTACCAGCGGCCTGGAAGTGACCTGGACAACCACGCCGACCCGCTGGAGCAACAACTACCTGGAAAACCTCTTCGGCTTCGAATGGGAACCGAGCAAAAGCCCCGCCGGAGCGCACCAGTGGACGGCGAAAGACGGTGCCGGCGCCGGGATCATTCCCGACGCCCATGACTCGTCCAAGCGACACAACCCAACCATGCTGACTTCGGACCTGGCCCTGCGCTTCGATCCCGTCTACGAAGAAATATCTCGACGTTTCCTGGCGAATCCAGAACAGCTGACCGATGCCTTTGGCCGCGCCTGGTTCAAGCTGATCCACCGCGACATGGGGCCGCTATCACGCTACCTCGGCCCGGAATTGCCTGATGAGGAGTTACTCTGGCAAGACCCGATCCCGGCGCTGGATCATGCGCTGGTCGATGATCAGGACATCGCCGTGCTCAAAGGCAAAATCCTCGCTTCGGGCCTGACGGTGGGGCAACTGGTGTCGACGGCCTGGGCGGCAGCTTCAACCTTCCGTGGTTCGGACAAACGCGGCGGCGCCAACGGTGGACGCCTGCGCCTGGCGCCGCAGAAGTTCTGGCAAGCCAACCAGCCCGAGCAACTGGCCAACGTGCTGGGGAAACTGGAAAACGTCCAGCGCGAGTTCAATAACAGCCAGGCCAGTGGCAAGAAAATCTCCCTGGCCGACCTGATCGTGCTCGGCGGCAGTGCCGCGATCGAGCAGGCCGCGAAAAATGCCGGCCACAACGTGACAGTGGCCTTCACGCCGGGCCGTATGGACGCCAGCCAGGAACAGACGGATGTCGAGTCGTTCGGCTTTCTGGAACCCATTGCCGACGGCTTTCGCAACTACCTCAAGGGCCGCTATCGGGTGTCGGCCGAGGCGCTGTTGATCGATAAGGCGCAGTTGCTGACCCTGACCGCCCCGCAGATGACCGTGCTGATCGGCGGTCTGCGCGTGCTTGATACCAACGTCGGGCAAACAGCCCACGGCGTCTTCACCCAGCGCCCGGGGGTGTTGAGCAACGATTTCTTCCGTAACCTGCTGGACATGAGCGTGGAATGGACACCGACCTCGGGCACCGGCGAAACCTTCGAGGCGCGAGACCGCAAGAGTGGTGCAGTGAAATGGACCGGTACCCGGGTCGACCTGGTGTTTGGCTCCAACGCGCAATTGCGCGCGCTGTCGGAGTTCTATGGCAGCGATGATGGCGAGGAAAGTTTCATCAGGGACTTTGTGGCGGCGTGGAGCAAGGTGATGAACCTGGATCGATTCGACTTAAACCGCGTCGTCTAG
- a CDS encoding DUF2268 domain-containing putative Zn-dependent protease (predicted Zn-dependent protease with a strongly conserved HExxH motif): protein MAQTLPPSASPVRDDAGEVGMDAWTLHWLEAGGSLAEVRSEVSDAFAAAHQSIATLIAPPRLDILVQCLPGEALPEMGLVGRAYRSSMFSMTLDPDNPNFPASLRDGALHRHIVHEVHHCLRMGGPGYGWTLGEALVSEGLAGQFVRHLLGSEPEPWEQAIAREHLLHAPAGLKALESSYYDHNAWFFGGSDQPKWLGYSLGYQMVGDWLQAAGDIDGHTWVNVPAQEIIANAVEQGLVADQG, encoded by the coding sequence ATGGCGCAGACTCTGCCGCCGTCCGCTTCACCTGTACGCGACGATGCTGGCGAAGTCGGCATGGACGCTTGGACCCTGCACTGGCTCGAAGCCGGCGGTAGCCTGGCCGAGGTGCGCAGTGAGGTGAGCGATGCATTTGCCGCCGCTCACCAGAGCATTGCGACGCTGATTGCGCCACCGCGCCTCGATATCCTGGTCCAGTGCCTGCCCGGCGAAGCGCTGCCGGAAATGGGCCTGGTCGGCCGGGCTTACCGCAGCAGCATGTTCAGTATGACGCTCGATCCGGATAACCCGAATTTCCCCGCGAGCCTGCGTGACGGTGCGCTGCATCGGCATATCGTGCACGAGGTCCATCACTGCTTGCGCATGGGCGGGCCGGGATATGGCTGGACGCTGGGCGAGGCGCTGGTCAGCGAGGGGCTGGCCGGGCAGTTTGTCCGGCACTTGCTCGGTAGCGAGCCGGAGCCCTGGGAACAGGCCATCGCCCGCGAGCACTTACTGCACGCACCGGCTGGGCTCAAGGCGCTGGAGTCCAGCTACTACGATCACAATGCCTGGTTTTTTGGCGGCAGCGACCAGCCCAAATGGCTGGGTTACTCGCTGGGCTATCAGATGGTCGGTGACTGGTTGCAAGCGGCGGGAGATATCGATGGCCATACTTGGGTCAACGTTCCGGCCCAGGAGATCATCGCCAATGCAGTCGAACAGGGTCTGGTGGCCGATCAAGGCTGA
- a CDS encoding type II toxin-antitoxin system RelE/ParE family toxin has protein sequence MTYEIQQTHTFADWHHSLRDLRARIAIGRRIDRAHTGNLGDTKSVGEGVSEMRVDTGAGYRVYFIVRNRVVIVLLAGGDKSSQQTDIQLARKLAREF, from the coding sequence GTGACTTACGAAATCCAGCAAACCCATACCTTCGCTGACTGGCACCACTCACTCCGCGACCTGCGCGCCAGGATCGCCATCGGCCGGCGAATAGACCGTGCCCATACCGGCAACCTGGGCGATACAAAATCCGTTGGGGAAGGCGTATCTGAGATGCGCGTGGACACAGGTGCGGGCTACCGGGTGTATTTCATCGTACGCAATCGAGTCGTCATCGTCCTGTTGGCCGGTGGTGACAAGTCCTCACAACAGACCGACATCCAACTGGCCAGAAAACTGGCAAGGGAGTTTTGA
- a CDS encoding addiction module antidote protein, translating to MSQLLTPFDMAALLDSDEAISEYLTQVLADGDHEEFLRAVGYVAKARGMTHVAKASGMGRESLYKAFAPGAKPRFHTVLRVIHALGIDLCAQPGHPSDTPVLV from the coding sequence ATGAGCCAACTGCTGACGCCCTTTGATATGGCTGCATTACTCGACAGCGACGAAGCCATCAGCGAATACCTGACCCAGGTACTCGCCGACGGCGACCATGAAGAATTCCTCCGCGCGGTCGGTTACGTCGCCAAGGCCCGTGGCATGACCCACGTCGCCAAGGCCTCGGGCATGGGCCGTGAAAGCTTGTACAAAGCGTTTGCACCTGGGGCCAAGCCACGCTTCCATACCGTACTCAGGGTGATTCACGCGCTGGGTATCGATCTGTGCGCCCAACCCGGGCATCCGTCCGACACTCCGGTTCTGGTGTAA
- the gstA gene encoding glutathione transferase GstA has product MKLYYIPGSCSLSPHIVIHELGLDVSLLKVDHRQHRVEGGGDYYDVNPLGYVPILELDDGTRFREGPVIVQYLADLQPDAGLAPVQGTLERYRLQEWLSFLTSEIHKGFIPLLYAGLAGKYVDTVKPKLAQRFAWIDQQLAERPYLLGEQFSVADAYLFALIGWGQAQWLRSWYKADIHFDGLRHLEAWYARVYQRPAVRRALLEEGLE; this is encoded by the coding sequence ATGAAGCTCTATTACATCCCCGGCAGTTGCTCGCTATCGCCCCACATCGTTATCCATGAGCTGGGACTGGACGTCAGTTTGCTCAAGGTCGATCACCGCCAGCACCGCGTGGAAGGCGGGGGCGACTACTACGATGTCAATCCGCTGGGTTATGTGCCGATCCTCGAACTGGATGACGGCACACGCTTTCGCGAAGGCCCGGTGATCGTGCAGTACCTGGCGGATTTGCAGCCGGACGCCGGATTGGCCCCGGTCCAGGGCACACTCGAGCGTTATCGCCTGCAGGAATGGTTGAGCTTTCTGACGTCGGAGATTCACAAGGGCTTTATTCCACTGCTTTACGCCGGTCTGGCGGGCAAGTATGTGGACACCGTCAAGCCCAAACTGGCCCAGCGTTTTGCCTGGATTGACCAACAACTAGCGGAGCGTCCGTACCTGCTGGGTGAGCAGTTCAGCGTGGCCGACGCCTACCTGTTCGCGCTGATTGGCTGGGGGCAGGCGCAGTGGCTGCGCTCCTGGTACAAGGCCGACATTCACTTTGACGGCTTGCGTCATCTGGAGGCCTGGTATGCACGGGTTTATCAGCGGCCGGCAGTGAGAAGGGCGCTGCTGGAGGAAGGGTTGGAGTGA
- a CDS encoding winged helix-turn-helix transcriptional regulator, producing the protein MKHNVTGCSVEEAMRLLGGRWRLLLVSYLLEGPKRFNELRRDVPGISQRMLTLDLRALEEVGLIKRTVYPTVPVKVEYELTEDGNRMRPVVDVMQEFGVWLKQSGRARMPEA; encoded by the coding sequence ATGAAACATAACGTGACCGGTTGCTCGGTTGAAGAAGCCATGCGCTTGCTGGGTGGTCGTTGGCGCCTGCTGCTGGTGTCGTACCTGCTGGAGGGGCCCAAGCGCTTCAATGAACTGCGTCGGGATGTGCCAGGCATTTCCCAGCGAATGCTGACCCTCGACCTGCGTGCCCTGGAGGAAGTCGGGCTGATCAAGCGCACGGTCTACCCGACAGTGCCGGTCAAGGTCGAGTACGAGTTGACCGAAGACGGCAATCGCATGCGCCCGGTGGTCGACGTGATGCAGGAGTTTGGTGTCTGGCTCAAGCAAAGCGGGCGGGCGCGAATGCCAGAGGCGTGA
- a CDS encoding c-type cytochrome, which produces MKYTVPLTLAWMLSLAVFSLPAAAGDVEAGAKVFKRMCSGCHQIGEAARASFGPQLNGVIGRHSASTVDYQYSDAMKAANLVWDRPTLVAYLEAPKTVVPGTRMIFWGLSDEEKIDNLLAYLQTFQGQ; this is translated from the coding sequence ATGAAATACACCGTTCCCCTCACTTTGGCCTGGATGCTCAGCCTGGCCGTTTTCAGCCTGCCCGCCGCGGCGGGTGATGTCGAGGCCGGGGCAAAGGTGTTCAAGCGCATGTGCAGCGGTTGTCATCAGATCGGCGAAGCGGCCCGTGCCTCGTTTGGCCCGCAGCTCAACGGAGTGATTGGCCGCCACTCCGCGAGCACCGTTGACTACCAGTATTCGGACGCGATGAAGGCAGCCAACCTGGTCTGGGACCGACCAACCCTGGTGGCCTACCTTGAAGCGCCAAAGACTGTGGTGCCCGGGACCCGGATGATTTTCTGGGGTTTGAGCGACGAGGAAAAAATCGACAACCTGCTGGCCTATCTGCAGACCTTTCAGGGTCAATAG
- a CDS encoding GntR family transcriptional regulator: MTQSRLNAPDLGNTPSTSEIITRHLRDAIVAGHFAEDEPIRQDDIARQFNVSKIPVREALKRLEAEGLVMFQRNRGAMVTRISDAELAQMFEVRMLLEDKVLRLAIPNMTEATFARAEAICQEFIGEDDVGRWAELNWELHACLYEPAQRPFLVSLIRSVNDKLERYLRMQMSLSAGKDRADHEHREILAACRAGDVDLAVKLLDEHIAGVCQTLFEHLPHAH; encoded by the coding sequence GTGACCCAATCCAGACTTAACGCCCCCGACCTCGGCAACACGCCGTCGACTTCGGAGATCATCACCCGCCATCTGCGCGACGCTATCGTCGCCGGGCATTTCGCCGAAGATGAGCCGATTCGTCAGGATGACATCGCCCGCCAATTCAACGTCAGCAAGATCCCCGTGCGCGAGGCCCTCAAGCGTCTCGAAGCCGAGGGGCTGGTAATGTTCCAGCGCAACCGCGGGGCGATGGTTACGCGTATATCCGACGCCGAACTGGCGCAGATGTTCGAGGTGCGCATGCTCCTCGAAGACAAAGTGCTGCGCCTGGCCATTCCCAACATGACCGAGGCCACCTTCGCCCGTGCCGAAGCGATCTGCCAGGAATTCATCGGCGAAGACGACGTCGGACGCTGGGCCGAACTCAACTGGGAGCTGCACGCCTGTCTCTATGAGCCGGCGCAACGGCCGTTCCTGGTCAGCCTGATTCGCTCGGTCAACGACAAGCTGGAGCGCTACCTGCGCATGCAGATGAGCTTGTCCGCCGGCAAGGATCGCGCCGATCATGAACACCGGGAAATCCTTGCGGCCTGCCGCGCCGGCGATGTCGACCTGGCGGTAAAACTGCTCGACGAACACATCGCCGGCGTCTGCCAGACACTTTTCGAGCACCTGCCCCACGCCCACTGA
- a CDS encoding 4-hydroxyproline epimerase yields the protein MKRITVIDSHTGGEPTRLVTAGFPDLGTGSMAERRQQLAEQHDQWRAACVLEPRGSDVLVGALLCEPVDPSACAGVIFFNNTGYLGMCGHGTIGLVASLAHLGKIGPGVHSIETPVGTVQATLHEDHSVSVRNVPAYRYRKAVEVQVPGVGQVVGDIAWGGNWFFLIADHGLRVAGDNLDALTAYTYAVQQALEVQGLRGEDGGLIDHIELFADDLQADSRNFVLCPGKAYDRSPCGTGTSAKLACLAADDKLQPGQLWRQASVIGSEFEGSYEWQGERIIPTIRGRAFISAEASLIIEQDDPFAWGIRP from the coding sequence ATGAAACGCATCACCGTGATCGACTCCCACACCGGCGGCGAACCTACCCGCCTGGTGACCGCTGGTTTTCCTGACCTGGGCACCGGCAGCATGGCCGAGCGTCGCCAACAGTTGGCCGAGCAACACGATCAATGGCGCGCCGCCTGCGTACTCGAACCTCGCGGCAGCGATGTGCTGGTCGGTGCCCTGCTCTGCGAACCGGTGGACCCGAGCGCCTGTGCCGGGGTGATTTTCTTCAACAACACCGGTTACCTGGGCATGTGCGGCCACGGCACCATCGGTCTGGTGGCGTCGCTGGCGCACTTGGGCAAGATTGGTCCCGGCGTGCACAGCATCGAAACCCCGGTGGGCACGGTCCAGGCGACCCTGCACGAGGACCATTCGGTGAGCGTGCGTAATGTCCCGGCCTATCGTTACCGCAAGGCCGTCGAAGTGCAGGTCCCGGGCGTCGGCCAGGTGGTTGGCGATATTGCCTGGGGCGGTAACTGGTTTTTTCTGATCGCCGATCACGGCCTGCGGGTCGCCGGCGACAACCTCGACGCTCTCACCGCCTACACCTATGCCGTGCAACAGGCGCTGGAGGTACAGGGCCTGCGCGGCGAAGACGGCGGCTTGATCGACCATATCGAACTGTTCGCCGATGACCTGCAGGCCGACAGCCGCAACTTCGTCCTGTGCCCGGGCAAGGCTTACGACCGCTCCCCGTGCGGCACCGGCACCAGTGCCAAGCTGGCGTGCCTGGCTGCCGATGACAAGCTGCAACCCGGACAGCTGTGGCGCCAGGCCAGCGTGATCGGCAGCGAGTTTGAAGGCTCCTATGAATGGCAAGGCGAACGGATCATCCCGACCATTCGCGGCCGCGCGTTCATCAGTGCCGAAGCCAGCCTGATCATCGAACAGGATGATCCGTTCGCCTGGGGTATACGCCCATGA